One segment of Streptosporangium brasiliense DNA contains the following:
- a CDS encoding response regulator transcription factor, translated as MIRVLLADDEELIRSALAALLGLEGDLEVVAQAADGRAAVEAALAHRPHVAVVDLEMPALGGLEVSAELAAALPSCAVVILTGYGRPPLLKRALEAGAKGFLPKGSPGGALADVIRRVHAGGRYVDPALAADALTAPECPLTPRELDVLRLAEYDTPVAVIARRTHLSNGTVRNYMAAIVTKLGVSSRAEAFVLARDQGWL; from the coding sequence GTGATCAGGGTCCTGCTCGCCGACGACGAGGAGCTGATCAGGTCGGCGCTGGCGGCCCTGCTCGGCCTCGAAGGCGACCTGGAGGTGGTGGCGCAGGCGGCCGACGGCCGGGCGGCGGTGGAGGCGGCGCTGGCCCACCGCCCCCACGTGGCCGTGGTCGACCTGGAGATGCCCGCGCTCGGCGGGCTGGAGGTCAGCGCCGAGCTCGCCGCCGCGCTGCCCTCCTGCGCCGTCGTCATCCTCACCGGGTACGGCCGGCCGCCCCTGCTCAAGCGGGCGCTGGAGGCCGGGGCCAAGGGATTCCTGCCCAAGGGATCGCCCGGCGGGGCGCTGGCCGACGTGATAAGGCGGGTGCACGCGGGCGGCCGCTACGTCGACCCGGCGCTGGCCGCGGACGCGCTCACCGCGCCGGAGTGCCCGCTGACGCCGCGCGAGCTCGACGTGCTGAGGCTGGCGGAGTATGACACTCCGGTCGCGGTGATCGCCAGGCGCACCCACCTGTCGAACGGCACCGTGCGCAACTACATGGCCGCCATCGTCACCAAACTCGGCGTGTCGAGCAGGGCCGAGGCGTTCGTGCTCGCCCGCGACCAGGGCTGGCTCTGA
- a CDS encoding VOC family protein, translated as MAIARMRSVVLDCPDPKRLADFYSALLGWEITSVEDDWVVVTNGQPGRLCFQLAEDHQPPDWPNPDRPQQLHLDLTVDDLDRAEAEALALGAVKHRHQPGENDGFRVFLDPAGHPFCFCVD; from the coding sequence GTGGCAATCGCGCGGATGCGGTCAGTCGTCCTCGACTGTCCGGACCCCAAGCGTCTCGCTGACTTCTACAGCGCGCTCCTGGGCTGGGAGATCACTTCCGTCGAGGACGACTGGGTGGTCGTCACCAACGGGCAGCCAGGACGGCTCTGCTTCCAGCTCGCCGAGGACCACCAGCCGCCGGACTGGCCCAACCCCGACCGGCCCCAGCAGCTGCACCTGGACCTGACGGTGGACGACCTCGACAGGGCCGAGGCCGAGGCCCTCGCGCTGGGCGCGGTCAAACACCGGCACCAGCCGGGCGAGAACGACGGGTTCCGGGTCTTCCTCGATCCGGCCGGGCATCCGTTCTGCTTCTGCGTGGACTAG